The following are encoded together in the Bacillus sp. V2I10 genome:
- a CDS encoding glycerophosphodiester phosphodiesterase, with protein MGRLKRKWVSVIGALVIGIGFTAGGGTAMAKEKHKDIVNVSHRGASGYAPEHTITSYQMGDKMHGDYIEVDLQMTKDGKLIAMHDETVDRTTDGTGLVKDYTLEQIKQLDAGSWFNEKYPQYANPDYAGLKVPTLEEVFQKFGKNAKYYIETKSPEVYPGMEKELLRLVNDYNINNNTLLVQSFSSLSLKTMNELDPSVKLVQLLSYKTNAVITDAEIAAIKQYAMGVGPNYTYLNQDYVQKVAGSGLEIHPYTVNDKETMKKLIDWGVTGMFTNFPDRLHEVMKGK; from the coding sequence ATGGGCAGATTGAAAAGAAAATGGGTGTCGGTGATAGGTGCTCTGGTCATTGGAATCGGTTTTACAGCAGGCGGAGGAACAGCTATGGCAAAGGAAAAACATAAGGACATCGTAAATGTGTCACACCGGGGTGCATCTGGATATGCTCCAGAACATACCATTACATCCTATCAAATGGGCGATAAAATGCACGGTGACTATATTGAAGTAGATTTGCAGATGACAAAGGACGGCAAGTTAATTGCCATGCATGATGAGACCGTAGATCGAACGACAGACGGGACAGGTCTTGTTAAAGATTACACACTAGAACAAATCAAGCAGCTGGACGCAGGCAGCTGGTTTAATGAAAAATACCCGCAATATGCAAACCCGGATTATGCTGGATTAAAAGTGCCAACTCTTGAAGAGGTTTTTCAAAAGTTCGGAAAAAATGCAAAATATTATATCGAAACGAAATCACCTGAAGTTTATCCTGGTATGGAAAAAGAACTTTTGCGTCTGGTAAATGATTATAATATCAACAACAATACGCTTCTAGTACAGTCTTTTAGTTCTCTCAGCCTGAAAACAATGAATGAACTCGATCCATCGGTCAAGCTCGTTCAATTGCTTTCCTATAAAACCAATGCTGTTATAACTGACGCTGAAATTGCAGCCATCAAACAATACGCAATGGGCGTTGGTCCAAACTATACTTATTTAAATCAAGATTATGTTCAAAAAGTGGCAGGCAGCGGACTAGAAATACACCCATATACCGTAAATGACAAGGAAACGATGAAGAAACTGATTGACTGGGGTGTAACAGGAATGTTTACTAACTTTCCAGACAGACTGCATGAAGTGATGAAAGGAAAGTAG
- a CDS encoding alkaline phosphatase — MTERHIDELIKKLNLDSLEKKEFNRRNFLQGAGKIAGLSLGLTIAGSMGLGESKVNAAPKFQSYPFTLGVASGDPLSDSVVLWTRLAPDPLIGGGMPNQSVPVKWEIAKDEDFHKIVKQGRVIARPELAHSVHVEVDGLKPDKIYYYRFISGHELSPVGKTKTLPAAGADVARMTFAFASCQQYEHGYYTAYEHMAKEDLDLVFHLGDYIYEYGPNEYVSGTGNVRTHCGPEIITLEDYRNRHAQYRSDANLKAAHAAFPWIVTWDDHEVENNYANIIPEKGQSVEAFIKRRAAAYQAYYEHMPLRISSLPNGADMQLFRDFTFGNLASFNVLDTRQYRDDQANGDGNKAPSPESMNPARTLLGKDQEDWLLRNLGNSKSHWNVLAQQIFFAKWNFGTSSAPIYSMDSWDGYPAARQRIIDYVSSKNMNNLIVLTGDVHASWASNLLEDFNNPNAKKIGAEFVGTSITSGGNGSDERADTDHILGENPHIKFFNNYRGYVRCTVTPDKWQADYRVIPFVTEPGAAISTRASFVYNKDGLGLNKVEANQVPQGVKVSSEVEEDRNRAHGRAHDKQKDKKREKVKN, encoded by the coding sequence ATGACGGAAAGACACATTGATGAATTGATTAAGAAGTTGAATTTGGATAGTTTAGAAAAGAAAGAGTTTAATCGTCGCAATTTTCTACAGGGAGCAGGTAAAATTGCTGGTCTTTCTTTAGGATTAACAATCGCAGGTTCAATGGGTTTAGGAGAATCAAAAGTTAATGCCGCACCAAAGTTTCAAAGCTATCCCTTTACACTCGGTGTTGCTTCTGGTGACCCTCTTTCAGATAGTGTTGTTTTATGGACAAGGTTAGCTCCAGATCCGCTTATTGGGGGAGGGATGCCAAATCAGTCCGTTCCAGTCAAATGGGAAATTGCAAAAGATGAAGATTTTCATAAAATTGTAAAACAAGGAAGAGTCATTGCTAGACCAGAATTAGCTCATTCTGTTCATGTAGAAGTGGATGGACTTAAACCGGACAAAATTTACTATTACCGTTTTATATCTGGTCATGAACTAAGCCCTGTTGGAAAAACGAAAACACTTCCAGCAGCTGGTGCCGATGTTGCCCGCATGACATTTGCTTTTGCTTCCTGTCAGCAATATGAGCATGGCTACTATACAGCGTATGAGCATATGGCTAAAGAAGATTTAGACCTTGTATTCCATTTAGGAGATTATATTTATGAGTACGGTCCAAATGAATATGTATCAGGAACAGGAAATGTTCGTACTCACTGCGGTCCGGAGATTATCACGCTTGAAGATTACCGAAATCGTCATGCCCAGTACCGTTCAGATGCGAATCTTAAAGCTGCTCATGCTGCTTTTCCTTGGATTGTTACATGGGATGACCATGAAGTCGAAAATAACTACGCAAATATTATTCCTGAGAAGGGCCAATCTGTTGAAGCATTTATTAAGCGCCGTGCAGCTGCATATCAAGCCTATTACGAACACATGCCTCTTCGAATATCATCGTTGCCAAACGGTGCCGATATGCAATTGTTTCGTGATTTTACGTTCGGTAATTTAGCATCTTTCAATGTACTGGATACACGTCAATATCGTGATGATCAGGCAAATGGTGACGGAAACAAAGCACCATCGCCAGAATCTATGAATCCTGCCCGCACGCTCCTTGGAAAAGACCAGGAAGATTGGCTGCTAAGAAATCTTGGCAATTCGAAGTCTCACTGGAATGTGCTTGCACAACAGATTTTCTTTGCCAAATGGAATTTTGGGACTAGTTCTGCACCAATATACAGTATGGATTCCTGGGACGGCTATCCGGCTGCACGCCAGCGCATCATAGATTACGTCAGCAGCAAGAACATGAACAATCTAATAGTACTTACTGGTGATGTTCATGCTAGCTGGGCGTCCAATCTATTGGAAGATTTCAACAATCCAAACGCCAAGAAAATTGGTGCAGAATTTGTAGGCACTTCCATCACCTCAGGCGGGAACGGGTCCGATGAAAGAGCAGATACAGATCATATTTTAGGGGAAAACCCCCATATTAAATTTTTTAATAATTATCGCGGATATGTCCGTTGTACAGTCACACCGGATAAATGGCAAGCTGATTACAGAGTTATTCCATTTGTGACAGAACCGGGTGCGGCCATTTCAACAAGAGCTTCATTTGTTTATAATAAAGATGGCTTGGGCTTGAATAAAGTAGAGGCAAATCAAGTGCCACAAGGCGTAAAAGTTTCGAGTGAAGTGGAGGAAGACCGCAACCGAGCACATGGCCGTGCACATGATAAACAAAAGGACAAAAAACGCGAAAAAGTGAAGAATTAA
- a CDS encoding twin-arginine translocase TatA/TatE family subunit, protein MISNIGIPGLILVLVIALIIFGPSKLPEIGRAFGRTLTEFKSATKGLVSEEKKEEEKKPELISVEKKQDKSVV, encoded by the coding sequence ATGATATCAAACATTGGAATTCCAGGGTTAATTCTGGTTCTAGTTATCGCTTTGATTATTTTTGGCCCTTCAAAGCTTCCGGAAATTGGACGAGCTTTTGGACGCACCTTAACAGAATTCAAGAGTGCGACAAAAGGATTAGTGTCAGAGGAAAAGAAAGAAGAAGAGAAAAAACCTGAATTAATATCTGTTGAAAAAAAACAAGATAAATCAGTCGTTTGA
- a CDS encoding NUDIX domain-containing protein — MRDRASAVLIEENKVALIKRIRNGVTYYVFPGGGIEIGETPEKATKREAFEELGIEICVSECIAEIEFNGKQFFFLGEIVGGTFGTGQGVEFTDNEKARGSYIPMWIDIDDLNYIDVKPKEVADKIQSLFN; from the coding sequence ATGAGAGATAGAGCTTCTGCTGTTCTTATAGAAGAAAACAAAGTCGCTTTAATAAAAAGAATAAGAAATGGAGTAACTTATTATGTCTTTCCGGGTGGAGGAATAGAAATAGGCGAAACGCCTGAGAAAGCAACAAAAAGAGAAGCGTTTGAAGAGTTAGGAATCGAGATATGCGTGAGTGAATGCATTGCAGAGATTGAGTTTAATGGAAAGCAGTTTTTCTTCCTAGGAGAAATTGTTGGGGGAACTTTTGGCACCGGGCAAGGTGTAGAGTTTACAGACAATGAAAAAGCTAGGGGTTCATATATACCTATGTGGATAGACATCGATGACTTAAATTACATAGATGTTAAACCCAAAGAAGTTGCAGATAAAATACAGTCCTTATTCAATTAA
- a CDS encoding VanZ family protein — MNDIQQSGAYQEQSIGFFFVEKVLLLLPLGIYFFIFGEKFKTLKAILLVFLTTLVIESSQLIFGYVGIVRGRAFDVDDLNLNFIGGCIGYFLMVLISRLSGMELRKEFKFFN, encoded by the coding sequence ATAAATGATATTCAACAATCGGGGGCTTATCAGGAACAATCGATAGGCTTCTTTTTTGTGGAAAAAGTTCTTTTGTTATTACCATTAGGTATCTACTTTTTCATTTTTGGGGAGAAGTTCAAGACACTTAAAGCAATACTTTTAGTATTTCTTACTACCTTAGTAATTGAAAGTTCTCAACTTATATTTGGTTATGTCGGAATAGTTAGAGGCAGAGCATTTGATGTAGATGACTTGAACCTGAATTTTATAGGTGGTTGCATTGGCTATTTTTTGATGGTGCTGATCTCCAGATTGTCTGGAATGGAGCTTAGAAAGGAATTTAAGTTCTTTAATTAA
- a CDS encoding PRD domain-containing protein codes for MKVEKVLNNSLVLSSDENGQEIIVMGKGLGFNSKEGDLIQESSVEKIFTPNDQRTKQEYVHLLESIPRDYLDTINSALEEMKSHWRNELDDRYFLMLLDHIAFAIERVEKGVILQNKLLNDVRIHYPEEYAAGMIVITHLNEHLHINLPEEEAGNIAFHLVNAKNEEENFENTVLAVTMLKDILNIVRYQLNVKLDHQSMRYNRFVTHLQYFIRRIFDNKQLNSKDSFLYEHHKTKYPNEFKCAQSIATYCESMTGKYSTNEEVFYLIIHLVRFTTKET; via the coding sequence ATGAAGGTAGAAAAAGTATTAAATAACAGCCTTGTGCTCTCAAGCGATGAAAACGGACAAGAAATCATTGTCATGGGAAAAGGCCTTGGCTTCAACAGCAAAGAAGGCGATCTCATTCAGGAAAGCTCTGTCGAAAAAATCTTCACGCCAAACGATCAGCGCACAAAACAAGAATACGTCCACCTACTTGAAAGCATCCCACGAGACTACTTGGACACAATCAATAGCGCACTCGAAGAAATGAAATCCCATTGGCGTAACGAACTCGACGACCGCTACTTCCTAATGCTACTCGACCACATCGCCTTCGCCATCGAACGCGTCGAAAAAGGCGTAATCTTACAAAACAAACTCTTAAACGACGTACGCATTCACTACCCGGAAGAGTACGCAGCAGGCATGATCGTCATCACACACCTAAACGAGCACCTGCACATCAACCTACCAGAAGAAGAAGCCGGCAATATCGCCTTTCACCTCGTCAACGCCAAAAACGAGGAAGAAAACTTTGAAAACACCGTACTCGCCGTCACCATGCTCAAAGACATACTCAACATTGTACGGTACCAACTAAACGTCAAACTCGACCACCAATCCATGCGATACAACCGATTCGTCACCCATCTGCAATACTTTATCCGACGAATCTTCGACAACAAACAACTGAATTCCAAAGACTCATTCCTATACGAACACCACAAAACCAAATATCCAAACGAATTCAAATGCGCCCAATCCATCGCTACCTACTGCGAAAGCATGACTGGCAAATACAGTACCAACGAAGAAGTCTTTTATCTAATTATTCACCTCGTCCGATTTACAACCAAAGAAACCTAA
- a CDS encoding glycoside hydrolase family 1 protein, with amino-acid sequence MHYTNLKPFPKDFLWGASTSAYQVEGAWNEDGKGKSVIDMMDHPEGTAGFTVASGHYHHYKEDIKLFHELGLKAYRFSIAWTRILPEGIGTINEKGLVHYERVIDELLHYGIEPIVTLYHFDLPYALEEKGGWNNRETIDAFANYARILFERFGGKVTHWLTINEQNTLILHPGAVGIPKGGSLPSKKELYQQNHHMLVAQGKAMSLCHELCPHAKIGPALNMTSMYQATSKPADAIAAHNWEMLRGWSFLDLAVHGRYNRLLWSYLEERGWTPAIEEGDLLAIQQGQPDFIAINYYSTATIAESTGDEKSDVSPRAGDQQIMLGEPGVYRPKENPYVDKTKYGWVIDPVGLRLTLRKVYERYQLPIIITENGIGAPDELTEDGAVHDDYRIDFIQAHLEQIQWALSDGVEVFGYCPWAAMDVVSTHQGYAKRYGFIYVNRGEFDLKDMSRIKKDSFHWYQRVITSNGNEGLCQRT; translated from the coding sequence ATGCATTACACAAACCTGAAGCCATTCCCAAAGGATTTTCTTTGGGGGGCTTCCACATCTGCTTATCAAGTCGAAGGCGCTTGGAATGAAGACGGCAAAGGAAAATCCGTCATTGATATGATGGATCATCCAGAAGGCACCGCCGGCTTCACCGTAGCGAGCGGCCACTACCATCACTACAAAGAAGACATCAAACTGTTCCATGAGCTCGGCCTAAAAGCGTACCGTTTTTCCATCGCTTGGACGCGCATTTTACCAGAAGGCATCGGCACCATTAATGAAAAAGGACTCGTCCACTACGAGCGTGTTATCGACGAATTGCTTCATTACGGAATCGAACCCATCGTCACGCTGTACCATTTTGACCTCCCGTACGCACTTGAAGAAAAAGGCGGATGGAACAACCGCGAGACGATCGATGCCTTCGCGAACTATGCCCGTATTTTATTTGAACGCTTTGGCGGCAAAGTCACGCACTGGCTCACGATCAACGAACAAAACACGCTCATATTACATCCTGGCGCTGTCGGCATTCCAAAAGGCGGATCGTTGCCATCCAAAAAAGAGCTCTATCAGCAAAACCACCATATGCTCGTTGCGCAAGGAAAAGCGATGTCACTCTGCCATGAACTCTGTCCACATGCAAAAATCGGACCAGCACTAAACATGACATCCATGTACCAAGCAACCAGCAAACCAGCAGACGCGATTGCTGCTCACAACTGGGAAATGCTCCGCGGCTGGAGTTTTCTCGATCTTGCTGTACACGGACGATACAATCGATTATTATGGAGTTACCTAGAAGAGCGCGGCTGGACACCTGCGATTGAAGAAGGCGACTTGCTTGCGATCCAACAAGGGCAACCTGATTTTATTGCCATCAATTATTATTCAACCGCAACGATTGCAGAGAGTACGGGAGACGAAAAAAGTGACGTAAGCCCTCGAGCTGGTGACCAGCAAATCATGCTAGGCGAACCCGGCGTCTATCGACCAAAGGAAAATCCATACGTCGATAAAACAAAATACGGCTGGGTCATCGATCCGGTTGGCTTGCGCCTCACCCTGAGAAAAGTATACGAACGGTACCAGCTGCCGATCATCATTACCGAAAACGGAATCGGCGCACCCGACGAACTTACAGAAGATGGCGCTGTTCACGACGATTACCGAATCGACTTTATTCAAGCACATCTTGAACAAATTCAATGGGCTCTTTCTGACGGCGTTGAAGTGTTCGGTTACTGCCCATGGGCTGCGATGGACGTTGTCAGCACGCACCAAGGCTACGCCAAACGATACGGATTCATTTACGTAAACCGAGGAGAATTTGACTTAAAAGACATGAGCCGAATCAAAAAAGACAGTTTTCACTGGTATCAACGTGTCATTACATCCAACGGAAATGAAGGGCTATGCCAACGCACATAA